The following DNA comes from Rhipicephalus microplus isolate Deutch F79 chromosome 6, USDA_Rmic, whole genome shotgun sequence.
GCTCAAAATGTAGGAGTTCAACACACAGTACTTAGACGCGCACTGTAAATACCCTTGTCTTTCTTAATATGAGCGTGCGACACATCTAGTGAAGCAAATGGATTAGCGAAACATAATCACAGCATATAGACGGTGTGCATGACTATGAACAGGGCGAAGAAGCGTTCATACGTGGGTTCGTCCTTCCGTctatgcgtgcgtccgtccattcgtgcatgcatccatctgtttgtgtgtccgtccttcatgcgtccgtctgtctgtccacgcCTTTGGCTGCCTGTCCGTGTGTCTATCCATCTGTGTTTctctctgtccatctgtccatccttctgtctgtaTATCTGCGGATATGCGTGCTGGCTACGCAAGAGAAACGCGAGACAGCCCTAGgccacaaggagcttcgcccataaaatgtGAAGGAATCACCCGCAGATTTTAGACCagaaggagctttgcccctaaaatataaaAAATCACCCTCAGATTGGACCATAAGACTAGACATGGAATGGTAATAAACTACAATGGAATATATCGGAGCACGACATTTCCGTGCCATTCAAAACTGTGGCCTTACTCAGACAGGTTATCATTTTATAACTGCTGACTACTTTATCAGCTTCACGTGAACCAATAACATTAGGACTTGTTTTAAGTTACCTTACTTAGCTTTTAAGTTAACTATTCATATGCAAGTTAGGTTATGTACAGCTGCAGACTGGCGACCGTATGGTCTTAATGCCGCAGTAGGTCATTTTTAATCGATTTATAAACTACACACGGGTGCGCGAAACAATATGGGAAAAGTCTGTAGGTTGACTGCATTGGCTGTCCCACCGCCTTCTCTTTTCTCGAGCCGTGGTAtccaataaaaaaaacatctaatAAAGATCTCTCCGTTTTTCACTACAGTCAAATTCTAAGTACTGCACATGCCTGAACGCAGTTGCATGTATCTCTGAGCATAAAGTTCAAAAGGAATTGGTGTATGTTAGTGCATAATACTGAGAAAGtgtgtatatattgtcacgggctaagtagatgcctgaggatgacgacgacgaagtgctgaacgggaacgtgctcggactgcagcagcgtcgtacgcattagctcgccagtatattcgccagtacacatttgttcatcagtgtatactttattctccgtaacatcattggtggaggtgcggggtttttcgacgtgccaacttgcaacttaactcgtccaaatgccgctttgggcaacgccaaatttgcgtactcggccatcttgttaacgctgcgggcgttcaaccagaccctgcgaaagtccgagcagttcgcgacttccccacaccccgctcagtcaaggacgtccgaagttttctgggactgtgctcctatttccgtcgttttgtcgagaagttcgctgaagtagcccgtcctctaacctgcctcctcaaaacggatgtcgcattcacctggggccaacagcaagcaaacgccttctcgtcgctcgtcgacattctcaccaatccaccagtcctagcacacttcgacccatctgctgctacggagcttcgtactgacgccagtggccacggcataggcgcagtgttcgcgcagcggcaacaaggaatgcaccgcgtcatcgcgtatgcaagccgtctgttgtcgcgctcggaacaaaattattccatcacagaacgcgagtgcttagctctcgtctgggccattgcgaaattccgaccgtacctgtatggccgaccattctcagttattacggaccaccatgcgctttgctggctctcctcactcaaggaccctacgggacgccttggtcgctgggcgctgcgcttacaagagtacactttttccgtatcctataaatccggacaacttcacaaggatgccgactgcttgtcccgttacccagtcgttccccctgacacgagggaagatgagcaagaggccctcgttctttcaattaccgacttcaccgacatagctgctgaacaacgccgcgacccctctttgcgtgctattatcaatggtctgcactctccccaccctgaccactccttacaactgttcgttcttcacaacgacatcttgcaccgctacaacacccgccctgatggtgctgagcttttactcgttgttcctgtgcatcttcgctcagacgttttgccccagctgcatgatgccccctccgctggacacctaggggtgtcacgcacgtatgaccgcattcgccgccgattcttttggcctggcctctaccgttctgtgcgacagtacattgcggcatgcgacctctgccagcgctgcaagacacctgctctgagacctgctggtaccctccagccgattgaagtaccagatgagccatttttccgagtcggcctcgatcttctaggaccctttcccgtgtcggccaccggtaataagtggattgctattgctaccgactacgcaacgcggtatgccgttacacgcgccctccccaccagctgcgctactgatgtagccgatttccttcttcataacatcattctgcgtcatggtgctcctcgtcagttgatcaccgaccgcggcagctgttttctatctaaagtagtcgacgagctcctgcgatcctgctctacccaccacaagttcactacagcgtaccatccgcaaaccaacggcctcacggaacgcctcaaccgtaccttgacgaatatgttagcgatgtacgtttccaaggatcacaaagattgggacatccacttacctttcgttaccttcgcatacaacagttcacgtcatgatacagctggatttttcccctttttacctactgttcggttatgacccgcctttgcccatggacaccatgctccaatctgacgccgcctcatcgactgcttatgctcgtgatgccctggcccgagctgacatcgcccgccaagtcgcccgggattgtttatgtgcctcgcagcttaaccaaaagagtgcttacgatcaccggcaccgcgacgtacagtactctccggggtcactcgtcttgctgtggttaccatcacgtcgtgttggtctcagcgaaaaactgatgtcccgttacgttggcccctaccgcgtcatacgcagggtcaccagcgtgacctatgagatagctccactccataccacgtcagtaccagcttcagtcccgaccgatatagtgcacgtctcacggcttaagccatacttctcacgccccgagaattgatcgcaccgggacggtgcttctgccgccggcgggtaatgtcacgggctaagtagatgcctgaggatgacgacgacgaagtgctgaacgggaacgtgctcggactgcagcagcgtcgtacgcattagctcgccagtatattcgccagtacacatttgttcatcagtgtatactttattctcCGTAACAATATTACTGAGAAGATGTATACATAGCAAAACAGccttttgggctagttggtagcagttcattatggaagatagaaGAGGGGCGCAGTATGTAACACGGACTGAAGCAGAGAACAACAACACAAGCGCACATTCGCAACTGAAATTTTATAGAAGGTTATGGAACATTCGCACATTCAATCAAAGTGCAGTTGCGAGTGTTGTTCTCTCCTTTATTCTGGGTCACGTACCGCACCCCACTTCTATCTTCCATAAGGAAGATGCATACGGCAAGCGAATTATCCTGGGTTAATACATGCAGTCAACACGTACTATGGAGACAATGTGGACAAGAACACCGAATTTCACAAATGTAGTTCTTCCAGAAGAAAACGCGACTCGGGGTGAATTGTTGCAGGTAATTGTAGATGCTACAATTTCATTGTCACACCTTCACGCATAAAACAATGCAAAGGAGAAGTCCTCGATAGCGAAAGTACTATTTTCAAGCACAACTGGAAAAGAACACGAAATTTATTAGAATGATTCAAACGCCAAGAAATCATTTGAGGTTACCAGTTCGCTCTACGTACGCGCACAAACTAGAACTCAGAACCTAGCCCATAACTTGTAATAGTATAATCTCGGACTGTGTTACTCTATACACGCCATTTTGGAAGTAGTCCCCTATGTACATGACGTAGCAAAGGATAGATGATAGGAAACAGCAACAAAGCTTGGAATATTAACGCTGCACACACGAGAGGCATTCATCAGCTGCCATTTGTCACTCTTGAAGATTTCATAAAAGATTTTAGGGCCTTTTGTAAGGAAAACACCATCCATTCATTTCTATAATTGTTCGTGCACTGTGTGACAAGCAGCAAGCAGCCATTATGCGGGACTAGCAACAAATCACATGCATGACAAGGCAGAAGGCGCCGCGTACTCGTTTAAAAAAGCGTGGCGTAAACCAAAACATGGCGGACGCACGCGGCGAGGCGGCGTCCACCCTTTCAAAGAATGACCGCAATCTGAATGGGGGCGCGCACATCGAGGCAATCAGCGAAGCGTGCTCATTGCTTCATCTCACTAATAATGCTGAAATCACGATAGTTCCCCGAGATGGGCGTCGCCAATGGTTAATGGTATATATCAACAGCTTACCTTTTCGACGTTCAAGGAAGTGCTCCTTGGTGGCTGAGTGGCTCATGCTTCGCACTCAGAAGCAAGAGGTAGGACGTGCAATTTTGTGCGCCGGAGTCTTAATTAATTATTTTTGCGTTTTTTATGaagagatacgtatacatatacagacAAAAACAGCAATAATGCCGATGGAAAAATCCAGTGGATAGTGTTTATATAATTGCAATCCCAATAATAAGTCTGCAACGCACAAAGCAACATGCCTGCTTCGTTTGTGTGTACTAACTCCGCGTTCGCCGCTTAGGTTCACACCGCAAAATTTGTGGCTAGCCAACGGAGAATACACATTGCGCATTGAGTTTCATTCTGGTTGGGCCGTGGCGTTCAATAACTCTAACATGCCGCAAGTAGGAGAGCACTTACCAAATTCGGCCTGCTACAGTCGCGTTCTTATGGTTGTCGCTTTGCTTACTCTAATTTCGCACTCTATGTTCCACAAGGGTTTGTTTATTCATTATTGGTGGACGTTAGTTGTCGGGATGAAGATGTATAAGTGGTAGCGGGGATGCATTCTTGCCAAGCAGTCTTATAGCTTTCAAACACTATTAGAAATAGCGGAAGGTTTTTTATATCAAAGTACAGCAAACATTAAACTGTTTATGTAAAGACACGTTATACCTTCGTATTTTACCGATTCCGATGACGAGGGAATCAAACATGTTTTTCCGACTTTCATTCCATACATTTTTATGGGGTCACAGTCTGTCAACCTCCCTGCAGTAACCTCGCAACATAAGTAAGACCTGTGGTGTAGTCTTGCTGTGCTAACATTTCGTGCCCACAAAATATTCAGAAGTGCAGCTATGGGTTGTCTAAATGCGCAATAGAAGAGTGCTACCACTGTTAGTAAAGTGAAGAGACATTCTGAAGCATCGCTGGCTGAGGGAATTTCGTCGCCTATGGTATATTGACTTTGTAAGCTCGGTAAGTTCATTGTTATTAACCTCGCGCCAACTCTCAAGATTTTTTTGCATTGCATCACTTTCAAGATGATGTAAACAAGTAATTTGGAACGTTCCGGCCTATATACCAAAATGGTTTTCTAACAAGCATGtggcaatacaaaaaaagaagtaTAAGTTGCGTGATGCAGAAATCAGTGTGCCTTACCAGTACTTCGTCCTTATCATTGTAGAAGTGAAGGGAGTATTGATATATTAGTTTATCCCAGCTGCTGTTCTTGCAAGGCACTACTTGGTTCAGTTCCGAGACCCGGTAGATAAATTCTCCAGCAGTCTCGTCAGGATACGATCGAACAAGAAGCTCCTGCACCAATGTGTTCTCAGCGCTGGCAATGCTTTGGGCCACGCTCACGGCCTCGTCACTCAAAGGGTTGAGCCCGAACGGCCCCAGGTGGCGAGTATAGAAGCCTGGCGTCACCTTGCCACGCTTACCGAGCCACAAGAGCTGCGCAGTGCTTAAGCCCAAGTGGAGCACGCGGTGACCTCTGTGCACCCGCGTGTCGACCAAGGACAAGTCAAGCACGCTGACAAGGTTGTAGTCGAAGAAAAGCATGACAACCTTGTCTAGGGCATTAGCGCTAGCGTAGGTACCTACTGTGAGGCCTACATCTTGCATAAAACGGGTCATCATCGCGCTGTCGTCTACGTCACCAGTCCGCACTCGCAGGCAGGTCTTGTAAAGGGCAGCCGCCTTCTCAGTGGCGGCCTGCTTCCTCCGCGGAAACTTGGCTGTTTTGAGTGTCTTGGCCAGGGACACATACATGTCGTCCTCCATCTGCGTGAGCACTTGGCGCGAAGGGCTCTCGTAGTTGCCGCAAGCGAACTGGTAGAAGTTCTGGCATGGGTCCTCGTCCTGCTTCATGTACGCCTTGAGCACCATGTCCGCGCTGACGTTAAGGGAACCCTGGTCCTGCGATTCAGTCTTGCCGCCCGTGTCTCTGGGCCAGAAGGACATGTACAGCCCCACTGCTGTGAGAACGCCCACCAGCGCGAGCAGAACCACCGTGCAGACCACGCACTCCTTGGCGTTGTCCGTCTTATCCAGATCTGGCGCATCCACGCGATTGGCCAACGAACCTGTCACAGACTGCGCCACGTCGTTTTTGTGAGTATTTTGAGGGAGCTAGTTCCTGAGCGAGTGAAAATTTATACTTAACACGAACTGAACTAAGGCGAAATGACATACAGATGCTCTATAAAACTGTTTTTAACTTACAATCTAAAGATTTTAAATTTGTGCAGTCCTAACTTATTGGCTGTTAAGGCAATCAAGgctaatttttttgtattttcatccCATGAAAAATGTTCAGCATTCTCACTTTTATTAGCTTTTGGCTCGTACTCTACTTCTCCCTGTCCCTGCTCTCCACTTCTTGGACTTTTTCTTTTCTCTAACTAGAAATACATAAATCATATTTCTCACATATAAAAGACATTAGCACACGGTATCCGTGCTCTGAATAAAACTCGTCCATACTTCACACGTGTCGAATTAAAGTCACTCTTCTACTCATTCGTCAATTCTCATAATAACTAAGAAATGATGCACTGGAGTAACACCTATAACACTCATTTAGCTTCCCTTGAAGCATTACAGAACCCTTTCATAAAAACATTACAAACAGTTCATGTTGTTCTAATGGTAAATGACTGCTTCATAATAACAGCTAAACCATCTCACAGCTCTTCAATTGCAACTTAGGCATAATATTGAATAAATACATACCCAAGGCATTTCCTCCAATCCGCTTCTTATGAACTGACTTGTTTGCCCATAGTAACACTAGATTTGCATGTAACACTAAGACAGAACTAATACTACACATTGAACATACTTAATAATACTGCTCCTTTCCCTAGCTTTCCTTTGTTTCTGTTTCTACATTTTTGTAAAgtagatatttgtatttttccCGGTTACACTGCTTGGCATTACTGATCAGTTCGTTTTGTTTCATTCTGTatatttttgtttcgttttgtaTATTTTGTAACGTGCTTAGTTACTACTTACGATTATTTCCTATATTGCAATAGACACTGTTTTACCAAAATCTGCCATAGACAGGAGGTACCGATGCAGTCTTTGACTTGGGGACATTCTTATGTATACTAAACACAAGTAACATTGTTGTATAATTAATAATAAAGCATCTGTAATCTGAAAAAAATCTACAACGACTCTGACTGTTCACCTATGTATTAAAATGTATCAATCAGCCACCGCTAACATCACTCGGGAAATCACGGAAGCAAATAATATAATCATCGAAGGTGCGAAATGTGTTAGCACACCATCGTTATTGTTGTCAGAAAAAGAAATTGTGTTTTTGAATTATTTAGTTTTAATTGTTCAGTTAATTATTCAGCTTGTATACCAAAAGAAAATGTCTGTTGCGAGAGCACTTCCATCTGTATGTCAGTGTGTCTTCTTTTAGTCCGTGTCTACTAGCGCCACCCTTGCAAGCACTCTTTCAGGATGAAGATTCACGCTACTTTCACTTTATAGAATGCCGTTGGCAGATATACTTAGCGCTGGATTAGAGAATAATTACTAGTTGATCAATTGGTAAATTTAGAGTATTTATAAGTCATCAAGCATTATTCCACATTCTAAATAAAATATATGTATTTGCACGTGAAAAGCTTCGCTATCCTTTTGTTGACAAAGATTCAAAGTGAAATTCATGGTAATAATGTGCTGTGATTACTAAAGAAATGTCCATGAGAAATTTGTGCCCTACGAGAGTATAACGAATGCAAGCATTGACGTTAAATTGTAGCGGAGTCTGAGGCTACTTGTACAGCGCGCGCGTCGACAGCTTTCGCTGTCGGCAGATTCTTGGCCGATTCTTCTAGGTTCGAAGCTCGCCTGACATTATGTGGAAGGTGCGACAGATACAACAAGCTGCTAAGAACCAGGTGAACAGAAACGGGCACTTgctcgcacgcacgcacacacactcacacgcacacacacacgcacacacacacacacacacgcatgcacgcacgcatgcacgcacgcgcacacacacacacgcacacacgcacacacaaacacacacacgcgcacacacgcacgcacacacacacgcacacaaaacacACTGAAGCAAGCAAACTTGCGAACACATCGCCACCTAAGTTACTAGGACCTCGCCACAAGACCGTAATAACACGCAAAAAAAATGCCCCAGTAGTGCTCATCTCTGCTTTCGTAAGGTGTGCATtagcgcgaaataaaaaaaaattatcttaTTCGTGCTACGTGTAAAAACCAATTAAAATGCCGCGTCAATAGTTTTACCTTGTACCactgtgcatgaaaaaaaaagttttctgtaTGAATTCCGCCAATTCTGCACTAAAATAATGGCTGGCTGCATTTCAAAAATAACCACATGTATAAGTTCAAAATCTAGAAAGTTCTGAATATTTATTCCAGACAAAACGAAACTGACAAAAAGTTGGAAATACGCGCGCTGCATGCAGTACATTAGTTGCATGTTTTGCAATATTGCTTGTTTTTTAGATGAGAACTAACCGACAATTATTTCAAGacaagtataggggatgttatcaaatgtAAATATAATAAAAAGGTAAAGAAAGGAAGACAAAAAGATAGCTTGTCATCCGCAGGATTCTAAGCTGCGACCTGTACTGCGGTGATCACCCCTGTATTGACTTTATTGGGCATATATGTGCACTGAAGCGTGGGAGAGTCCGTCAGCGCCATTTGTTGTCCttgcggcgagtgtgaaacactctctTCGCGTGTGGTGACGCCTCAGATATTTAATGTATATTTAATGTATCTGAAAAACATGACAAAAGCATCGCAAACACTTGTTAGGTCCCATACTCTAGCTGGCTAGTGACGTGACCAATTTTATGAAGTACCAATGTAATTATGAGCGTGGTTTCAACAGTGGCATAAagagtcgcagctttgccgcaaaggcgaagcagtaaacacgatagcaacaaattggatggTCACACgcacaatggcaagcagattgaattGTGCCCCACGTTCCTCATGCGCAAATgatgcatgaaacgtactcacaggtacagatgaatgcgaacaagtgtctcagttgttacttcgctgtgtctgaaaagtacgcccttttcgcaaacgaaggctgtgcaacgattgcagtgacctttgtgcacccggtaaacacaacaaaattggtccggtgaaagcccaagaccTGCCAAGATGTATGATTGTCCCCAGCGCGAGATAAGTGCGCAAGTTAGTGTCCACCATGTTCCGTCTCCACCGGGTAACGTGAGCGTAAGAGATGAGAGCGCGCACCGCCGCGTCATgacaatgtggcgacgcgcgTTCATCGCGCCTTCTTGCTAGCattgctgaaaacatgataattcCTCCAGAAATTTTCATCAACATAAGTGGTAAACATAGATGTCTTATCCATTTGAACAGTGGAGAGGGTGCTTCTTCGGGGCTCAGTGGTTGACGCCGCGCACTCACACTTCCCAGGTCCCACGCTCGATTCCGTGTGCGGGGGAAGTTTTCGAACTtagctttaaatgcgaagcatttcttaaagaACTTCCGAGAATTTgagcgtatttatttattcatcgatctatctagccacttacgacctttAGTTCTCCTGACCATTTggatgatggtatcaataccaaacttggtatggcataacatgactgtatgacgagcatattgaACTAGTCACAACAAAAATTATGaaacgtatgtcatgaatgtcacgatttacatgaCATGGTCTTTCTGCTCGTGCGGTAGTTTCAGTcagatgacatgttgcaaaactgatatggcaGGACATGTTtacatggcgaacgcaagcgagtgaccctaacataaaaatcatgacatgcttgtcatgtaacaacatgactgcatgctacgctcatgatgcgctctcggtcattttgctagcgtcacatataccaaatttggtattacggtacgtgaatggatgacgaaggtatctgactggggcaaacatgataatcatgagatgtgtgtcacgtaacaacatgaatacatgcgaAGGTCATGATgggctggcggccgtttcgctagcttcacttatacgtaatttggtattacgggacgtgaatggatgacgaaggtatgagactggtgcaaacatgatgtatatgagatgcgtgtcgtgtaacaacatgaccacatccTGCACTCATGCTGCactcgtagccgtttcgctagcttcacatataccaaattcggtattataaTACCGAATACGTATACGTCACGTATACGTCATCTGTTCGTATACGATACATAGATGTTGTGTCATCTATgtcatctgttcgcgtcacgtatacgtgacgcgaacagatgacatagtaaatgacacattcaaaaatGATTATCacaacatgcttgtcatgtaacaacatgactacatgccacactcataatgccctggcggccgtttcgctagcttcacagatgccgaatttggtgttacgtgacgtcaatggacgacaaaggtatgtgaatggtgcaaacgtaataatcTTTATAatcgtgtcttgtgagaacatggctacatgccacagtcaaggcgccaagcTTATCAGCGATGGTCTTATTGTGACGTTCGGCGAGGCCGTTTATCTGTCGATGGTAGGCGGctgtgacttgtctggctgtacctcaggatcgCCTGAGTTAGGTCCGCTATAAAGGTTTAACCTCTATCAGTTGGGAAGACCTGTGGAGCTCCGTGACGCAGAACAATGTTCTCGATGAAGAAGCTTGCTACATCAGAGGCACTGCCTTTGGGGAGGGCCTTTGTTTTGTCGTAGCGTGAGTGGTAATCActagctacgacgatccatttatttccggaatTACACATTGGGACGGGAGTGACCCCAGTGGTTTTGATCGAAATTTACTTTCCTTAGTGCGCAGTGAACGTTTAAGGAAGAAGATAGAGCAGTGAGATAGGACAGAGTgcacacttacaaccaattttattgcaTAGATGGTGGGCATATATATACAGTCAAGAGGTCGAGCATATCAcgcacaaaagaaaataaaaatgatagcacatgcgccagaccaccttaCTGCTATCTTTTAATGACGACTTAACCGAAGAGATACTTGTATTCATTATCTAACAAATTTAAGGACGGGGCAATGACACACTCAGTTCCTGCTTTACGAATAAAAAAGCCTCATATATTTCACGTGCCCTCTGGTCCTTTTTTCTTGAAATTACTTGGAATTCATCAAGCTTCGGGATGCACCCACAATTCACACAGTGACTTGCCTAGTGGCTGCCCACTGATTCGCGCATCAGATTTGTGTGCGCGCTACAGCGATCCTACAGGCAGCACCCCGTTTTACAGATGTAGCATCGATCACACGATAAATAAATCAGATATACAACACCTCTATTACATTATACAACCATATTTGCGTGCTTCTTATAGCACCCGACACTTAAAAATCTTTCACTGTTTACTCTTTTACAAAGAAAGCTCAGcttattttttaatttatttatttatttatttatttatttatagagtctggccttctgatgaaggccagactctaggccgaaacgtcgaaataaaccacgttgtgaccgctcacggaggatctactagactatatgcaacgctacagccactcaaccaccatgcctgcctatatatatatatatatatatatatatatatatacaaaaaaaaatatctgaagCGCAGATCGCTAGAGAGATGAAACGAAAGTGTAGGCAACTTTAATGTGTGCTCAGGCTACGATATAATATGATGTTCCAGTGCAGCGGCGAATGTTTCCCTGGACGCGGCTACAATTTCAAGAGGCAGTTTGTTCCATTGCTTGATTGatcgcggaaaaaatgaatatttaaaaaggtTAATTCTGGTAGCGAGCTCGCGCCCTTTACGAGGGTGATGAGTACGAGCAGATATATACGTAGGCTCCGATAtgtagttttctttgtgaatacccgttaaaccgtggaatattttgtgaaacagaGATAAACGTAAAAATTTGCGCCTGTCTTCAAGAAGAGGCCATCCTAAAGTACTCCTGATTTCGAAAgatcttttagaaaagttgtaATCACCCGTGACGAAACGGGCCGCTCTCAGCTGCACGTGTTCTAGAGCGTCGATGTTCACCTTAGTAAAAGGGTCCCACGTGCTGCACGCGTATTCCAAAAGTGGGCGTACATTCGACATATACAGGATTTCTTTCAGGCTGGCCGGTGCTTGTTTAAAGTTACGTCTTAAGAAGTTTAATGTGTTGCTCGCCTTTGTTACGATGTAATTTATGTGGGCATTCCAAGTCAGATTGCTGGAAAAAATGGCTCCTAAGTACTTATATTCTGTTACAAGGGACAGCTGTGTTGTATTCATGACATAGCTTGCCATCAGCGGGTTTCTTTTGTTGGTGAATTTTAAGAGGTTGCATTTG
Coding sequences within:
- the LOC142765152 gene encoding uncharacterized protein LOC142765152; protein product: MSSVTGSLANRVDAPDLDKTDNAKECVVCTVVLLALVGVLTAVGLYMSFWPRDTGGKTESQDQGSLNVSADMVLKAYMKQDEDPCQNFYQFACGNYESPSRQVLTQMEDDMYVSLAKTLKTAKFPRRKQAATEKAAALYKTCLRVRTGDVDDSAMMTRFMQDVGLTVGTYASANALDKVVMLFFDYNLVSVLDLSLVDTRVHRGHRVLHLGLSTAQLLWLGKRGKVTPGFYTRHLGPFGLNPLSDEAVSVAQSIASAENTLVQELLVRSYPDETAGEFIYRVSELNQVVPCKNSSWDKLIYQYSLHFYNDKDEVLVILL